The proteins below are encoded in one region of Maribacter aestuarii:
- a CDS encoding glyceraldehyde-3-phosphate dehydrogenase: MTQKVSYEKELAFQADRRKATTEFIKITSDLWYDKSIEIVIFKNQVIDKNVSDIIQLHEYAGEFVQKPISIFDSVEILRAINDIKLPPSKLDIGKLTYEYHSDDNHFNNVKAFVIDKLKGAEKTDSIEPKDVVLYGFGRIGRLLARELMSKTGKGNQLRLRAIVLRGESNLEILEKRASLLRTDSVHGNFMGTVAVDAENNALIINGTTVHVISAETPEEIDYSIFGISNALIIDNTGAFRDRTQLSRHLKAKGASHVLLTAPGKEIPNIVHGVNHLEYDPDKTKIFSAASCTTNAITPVLKVIDDSLGIKKGHLETIHAYTNDQNLVDNMHGKYRRGRAAGLNMVITETGAGEAVAKALPSLKGKLSSNAIRVPVPNGSLAILNLEVKNKTSLSGINTILKKYALEGDLVEQIKYSMSKELVSTDIIGTSAPAIYDSKATIVTASGKNIILYIWYDNEYGYSHQVIRLAKYISKVRRYTYY, translated from the coding sequence ATGACTCAAAAAGTATCCTACGAAAAGGAATTGGCCTTCCAAGCCGATAGAAGAAAAGCAACAACCGAATTCATTAAAATAACCAGTGACCTTTGGTATGACAAGTCAATTGAAATAGTCATATTTAAAAACCAAGTAATAGATAAAAATGTTAGTGATATAATTCAACTGCATGAATATGCTGGAGAATTTGTGCAAAAACCAATTTCTATTTTTGATTCTGTTGAAATTCTTCGTGCTATCAACGATATCAAATTACCTCCTTCCAAATTAGATATTGGAAAATTGACCTATGAATATCACTCCGATGATAATCATTTTAACAACGTAAAGGCCTTTGTAATTGACAAATTGAAGGGGGCGGAAAAAACCGATAGTATAGAACCTAAGGATGTAGTGCTTTACGGCTTTGGTAGAATTGGTCGCCTTTTAGCCAGAGAGCTTATGTCCAAGACCGGTAAGGGCAATCAATTGCGCTTAAGGGCAATTGTTCTTAGAGGTGAATCGAATCTGGAAATACTTGAAAAAAGGGCCAGCCTATTAAGAACAGATTCCGTTCATGGTAATTTTATGGGAACTGTTGCGGTGGATGCTGAGAATAATGCACTTATCATTAATGGCACTACCGTTCATGTTATAAGTGCTGAAACTCCCGAGGAAATAGACTATTCAATATTCGGTATTTCTAATGCACTGATTATTGATAATACCGGAGCTTTTAGAGACAGGACACAACTTTCTAGACATCTTAAGGCAAAAGGAGCAAGCCATGTACTATTGACAGCGCCTGGGAAGGAAATACCTAATATTGTTCATGGTGTAAATCATTTGGAATATGATCCGGATAAGACCAAAATTTTCTCAGCAGCATCTTGTACCACCAACGCGATAACCCCTGTTTTAAAGGTTATTGATGATTCCCTAGGAATTAAGAAAGGTCATTTAGAAACGATACACGCCTATACCAATGATCAAAACTTAGTGGACAATATGCACGGAAAGTATAGGAGAGGTAGGGCAGCCGGACTCAATATGGTTATCACCGAAACTGGTGCAGGTGAGGCAGTCGCTAAAGCGCTTCCTTCGTTGAAGGGAAAACTGAGTTCCAATGCTATTCGTGTTCCCGTACCAAATGGTTCGTTGGCAATTTTAAATCTAGAGGTTAAAAATAAAACCTCCCTCAGTGGCATTAATACAATATTGAAAAAATACGCTCTGGAAGGAGATTTGGTGGAGCAAATTAAATATTCAATGAGTAAAGAGTTGGTATCTACCGACATCATTGGGACTTCTGCTCCGGCCATCTATGACAGTAAGGCTACGATAGTTACGGCAAGCGGTAAAAACATTATTCTCTACATCTGGTATGATAACGAATACGGTTATTCGCATCAGGTAATTCGGTTGGCGAAGTATATCTCTAAGGTTCGTAGATATACCTACTATTAA
- the trmD gene encoding tRNA (guanosine(37)-N1)-methyltransferase TrmD yields the protein MRIDIITVLPELLKSPFDASILKRAIEKELVEVHFHNIRDYTDKSYNQVDDYQFGGGAGMVLMIEPIDKCISKLTSERDYDEIIYMTPDGETLNQQTANSLSLLKNIIILCGHYKGVDQRVRDAFITREISIGDYVLSGGELGAAVLCDTIIRLLPGVLNDETSALTDTFQDGLLAPPVYTRPSEYKGMKVPDVLLSGNFGKIEAWREEKAQERTERLRPDLL from the coding sequence ATGCGCATTGATATCATAACTGTTCTACCTGAGCTACTTAAAAGTCCGTTTGATGCCTCCATTCTCAAGAGAGCTATTGAAAAGGAACTCGTAGAAGTACATTTCCATAACATTAGGGATTATACGGACAAGAGTTACAATCAGGTCGACGATTACCAGTTTGGCGGAGGGGCCGGTATGGTCTTAATGATTGAACCAATTGATAAATGTATCTCAAAACTTACTTCGGAGAGAGATTATGACGAAATCATCTATATGACTCCGGATGGTGAGACCTTAAATCAACAAACGGCCAATAGTCTATCACTTTTAAAAAATATAATTATTCTCTGTGGTCACTATAAAGGAGTGGATCAAAGAGTAAGGGATGCTTTTATTACTAGGGAAATTTCAATTGGGGACTATGTACTTTCGGGCGGGGAATTGGGCGCCGCGGTATTATGTGATACCATAATACGTTTATTGCCGGGGGTGCTGAACGATGAGACTTCCGCCCTTACGGACACCTTTCAGGATGGGCTTTTAGCGCCGCCTGTATATACTAGGCCGTCAGAATATAAGGGAATGAAAGTGCCCGATGTACTCCTCAGCGGTAATTTCGGAAAAATTGAGGCATGGAGAGAGGAAAAGGCCCAAGAGCGGACTGAAAGATTGCGTCCAGATTTACTATAG
- a CDS encoding GNAT family N-acetyltransferase: MVTLKSDKIYLRALEPEDLEFLYQLENNMDVWEISGTVTPYSKNVLQFYLENAHRDIYDVKQLRLVICSQDKEPLGLIDLFDFDPKNKRAGLGIVIVDEKNRNKGIGAESIALLCNYAFEVLDLKQLYANILEENRGSIHLFEKMGFKSVGVKKDWIFSNGQYKNEILFQKLNN; encoded by the coding sequence ATGGTGACTTTAAAAAGCGATAAAATCTATCTAAGGGCCTTGGAGCCAGAGGACTTGGAATTTCTGTACCAGTTGGAAAATAATATGGACGTATGGGAGATTAGTGGTACCGTAACTCCCTATTCTAAAAATGTGCTTCAGTTTTATTTAGAAAATGCCCATAGGGACATCTATGATGTAAAACAACTTCGTCTGGTTATATGTAGTCAGGATAAGGAACCTTTGGGATTGATTGATTTGTTCGATTTTGACCCGAAGAACAAACGGGCAGGTTTAGGCATAGTGATCGTTGATGAAAAGAACAGGAATAAAGGCATTGGAGCAGAATCAATTGCACTTTTATGCAATTATGCATTTGAGGTATTAGACCTAAAACAGCTGTATGCCAATATATTAGAGGAAAACCGGGGAAGTATTCATTTGTTCGAAAAGATGGGTTTTAAATCGGTTGGGGTCAAGAAAGACTGGATATTCTCGAACGGACAATATAAAAACGAAATCTTATTTCAAAAACTGAACAACTAA
- a CDS encoding GNAT family N-acetyltransferase: MIIIKKADLGHLRDIAPLFDSYRMFYGQESNLEKALKFLEDRLSKEESIIFLAYENDLPVGFVQLYFTFSSVSLQKSLILNDLFVSEEYRKKKVGQALLEKSKSYCIANGYKGLALETAVDNPAQKLYERLDWKKDSHCFHYFWSAE; the protein is encoded by the coding sequence ATGATAATTATTAAAAAAGCAGATTTAGGTCATCTTCGGGACATTGCTCCCTTATTCGATTCTTATCGTATGTTCTACGGTCAAGAGTCAAATTTGGAGAAAGCGCTGAAATTTTTGGAAGACAGATTATCAAAAGAAGAATCTATAATTTTTCTTGCCTATGAAAATGACTTGCCTGTGGGGTTTGTACAGCTTTATTTTACATTTTCTTCAGTTTCCTTACAAAAGAGCCTTATCCTTAACGACCTTTTTGTAAGTGAGGAATACCGAAAAAAGAAAGTTGGCCAAGCCCTGTTAGAAAAATCAAAATCCTACTGTATAGCAAACGGTTACAAAGGACTTGCATTGGAGACGGCGGTGGACAATCCCGCCCAGAAGTTGTATGAAAGGTTGGATTGGAAAAAAGATTCACATTGTTTTCATTATTTTTGGTCAGCAGAATAA
- the mltG gene encoding endolytic transglycosylase MltG, with amino-acid sequence MYIKRILLAIALIGLIAGGIFAYMVYGTFFNPNTNFNNKEAFVYIPSSASFEEVTQLLEPLLLDLDAFASAAERKGYAQNVKGGKYRITRGMNNNEIINSLRSSNIPVKVSFNNQERVEDLAGRIAEQIEADSASLLKAFKDTEFLKSNGFNMENQLSLYIPNSYEFFWNTNAEDFRNRMLKEYKRFWNEDRIAKSKALGMEPNEVVALASIVHKETAKVEERPKVAGLYLNRIKSGMLLQADPTVIYSIKKETGNFDTIIKRVLYKDLESESPYNTYKYPGVPPGPITMPDISAVDAVLNPEKHNYYYMVANVENFGYHMFAEDMAQHNRNKVQYIRWINAQKINR; translated from the coding sequence ATGTACATCAAACGCATTTTATTGGCAATTGCCTTAATTGGACTTATCGCAGGGGGTATTTTCGCTTATATGGTCTATGGCACTTTTTTTAATCCGAACACCAATTTTAATAATAAAGAAGCTTTTGTCTACATTCCTTCCTCAGCATCATTTGAAGAAGTTACCCAGCTACTAGAACCATTACTATTAGATTTGGATGCCTTCGCTTCCGCAGCGGAAAGAAAGGGTTATGCACAGAATGTAAAAGGCGGCAAATACCGCATTACCAGGGGAATGAACAATAATGAAATTATCAATTCCTTGAGAAGTTCCAATATACCCGTAAAAGTTTCATTTAATAATCAAGAGCGGGTAGAGGACTTGGCGGGTAGGATTGCAGAACAAATAGAAGCGGATAGTGCGAGTCTTTTAAAGGCTTTTAAAGATACCGAGTTTTTAAAATCCAATGGGTTCAATATGGAAAATCAATTATCGTTGTATATCCCCAACAGTTATGAGTTCTTCTGGAATACGAACGCCGAAGACTTTAGAAATCGGATGTTGAAGGAGTATAAGCGTTTTTGGAACGAGGATAGGATTGCCAAAAGTAAAGCCCTCGGAATGGAGCCTAATGAAGTTGTTGCCTTGGCATCCATAGTACACAAGGAAACGGCCAAGGTAGAGGAGCGACCAAAAGTAGCAGGCCTGTACTTGAACAGAATAAAAAGTGGAATGCTGTTACAGGCAGACCCAACGGTGATTTATTCCATCAAGAAAGAAACCGGAAATTTTGATACTATAATTAAACGGGTGCTGTATAAAGACTTGGAATCAGAATCACCTTACAACACATACAAATATCCTGGTGTACCCCCTGGCCCTATTACCATGCCCGATATTAGCGCTGTGGATGCCGTCTTGAACCCGGAAAAACACAATTATTATTACATGGTTGCCAATGTAGAAAATTTTGGATATCACATGTTTGCTGAAGATATGGCGCAACACAACCGAAATAAAGTGCAGTACATCCGATGGATTAATGCTCAGAAAATAAATAGATAA
- the dnaA gene encoding chromosomal replication initiator protein DnaA — protein sequence MSVTANSVWKNCLIFIKDNIQPQAFKTWFEPIKPIKLTDNALSIQVPSKFFYEWLEEHYVKLLKVALTKELGESAKLVYIIRMENTYGNKEPFTEKIPSSNRGTMSPQEMDVPIKSKNPELRNPFVIPGIRNIKIESQLNPNYNFDNFLEGDSNRLARSAGMAVANKPGGTSFNPLLVFGGVGLGKTHLAHAIGVEIKDKYPERTVLYISAEKFTQQYIESVKKNTRNDFIHFYQLIDVLIIDDVQFLSGKSGTQDVFFHIFNHLHQNGKQVVLTSDKAPVDMQDIEQRLLSRFKWGLSAELQSPDYETRISILNNKLYRDGVEIPDDIVEYVAKHIKTNIRELEGAIISLIAQSTLNKREVTLELAQQVVEKFVKNTKREVSIDYIQKVVSDYFEMDVATLQSKTRKRHIVQARQLAMFFAKKFTKASLASIGSQIGKRDHATVLHACKTVDNLAETDKQFRKYIDDLTKKFS from the coding sequence ATGAGTGTTACTGCAAATTCCGTTTGGAAAAACTGTTTGATATTTATCAAGGATAATATCCAACCGCAGGCATTCAAAACATGGTTTGAACCTATTAAGCCCATCAAGTTAACGGACAATGCTTTAAGCATTCAGGTGCCCAGCAAATTTTTCTACGAGTGGCTCGAAGAACATTACGTAAAACTTTTAAAAGTTGCCTTGACCAAAGAACTTGGAGAATCCGCGAAATTGGTTTATATCATCCGCATGGAGAACACTTACGGTAACAAAGAACCTTTTACCGAAAAAATACCAAGTTCAAATAGAGGCACGATGAGCCCCCAAGAAATGGACGTTCCCATTAAATCCAAAAATCCTGAACTGAGGAATCCTTTCGTTATTCCGGGAATACGTAACATTAAAATAGAATCGCAGTTAAACCCCAATTATAACTTTGACAATTTCTTGGAAGGTGATTCCAACAGGTTGGCCCGATCTGCCGGTATGGCCGTAGCCAACAAACCTGGAGGCACATCCTTTAACCCGTTATTGGTTTTTGGAGGAGTAGGATTGGGGAAAACCCATTTGGCACATGCCATTGGGGTAGAAATAAAGGATAAGTACCCGGAACGTACTGTTCTGTATATATCCGCTGAAAAATTTACGCAGCAGTATATTGAATCAGTTAAGAAGAACACCAGAAATGATTTCATTCATTTTTATCAACTCATAGATGTTCTTATTATTGATGACGTTCAATTTCTTTCCGGTAAATCCGGAACACAGGATGTGTTTTTCCATATTTTCAACCACCTGCATCAAAACGGTAAGCAAGTCGTCCTTACATCGGACAAAGCACCGGTAGACATGCAGGATATTGAACAGCGTTTATTGTCCCGTTTTAAGTGGGGATTGTCCGCAGAACTGCAAAGTCCGGATTATGAGACAAGGATATCCATCCTTAATAACAAATTGTATAGGGACGGCGTTGAGATACCGGATGACATTGTAGAATATGTAGCAAAACATATCAAAACGAATATAAGAGAGCTGGAAGGGGCCATTATTTCCCTAATAGCACAATCCACCTTAAACAAACGCGAAGTTACTTTGGAACTCGCTCAACAAGTGGTAGAGAAGTTTGTGAAAAACACGAAACGTGAAGTTTCCATCGACTATATTCAAAAAGTAGTATCCGATTACTTTGAAATGGATGTGGCCACCCTACAATCAAAGACTAGGAAAAGACATATCGTACAAGCGCGCCAATTAGCAATGTTCTTTGCCAAAAAATTTACAAAGGCCTCTTTGGCCAGTATTGGGTCGCAAATTGGTAAAAGAGACCATGCAACTGTCCTACATGCATGCAAGACAGTTGACAACCTTGCCGAAACGGATAAACAATTCCGAAAGTATATAGACGACCTTACCAAAAAATTCTCCTAA
- a CDS encoding tRNA (guanine-N1)-methyltransferase — protein MLLLAVNLQYAQESNDTEKLSLDEGPISSQFDYIARRSGNYRADGVRYEVVKESNLYKLRKNVLDSIAEMNKKTGELKATIAGHETTISSLNKKLDETTTNLAAVTEEKDSMSFLGIQVSKGTYNFILWTIIAGLFVLLGAFIYKFRNSNILTQEAKQNLSELEVEYEDHRRRALEREQKISRQLQDELNRQKKSK, from the coding sequence ATGCTCCTACTAGCAGTAAACCTCCAGTATGCACAAGAATCGAACGATACAGAAAAGTTGTCCCTAGATGAGGGACCTATAAGTAGCCAATTTGATTACATTGCTAGGAGGTCTGGTAACTACAGGGCAGATGGGGTTCGTTATGAAGTAGTTAAAGAATCCAATCTTTATAAATTAAGGAAAAATGTGTTGGATTCCATTGCGGAAATGAATAAGAAAACCGGCGAACTAAAGGCAACGATTGCCGGACATGAAACTACAATAAGCTCCCTCAATAAAAAACTGGATGAGACTACCACCAATCTTGCGGCGGTAACCGAAGAAAAGGACAGCATGTCCTTTCTTGGGATTCAAGTATCTAAAGGCACCTATAATTTTATCCTATGGACTATTATTGCAGGGTTGTTCGTACTTCTAGGGGCATTTATCTATAAGTTTAGAAACAGCAATATTTTAACACAGGAAGCCAAACAAAACCTTTCGGAATTGGAAGTGGAATACGAAGACCATAGAAGAAGGGCTTTGGAACGGGAACAAAAAATTAGCAGGCAACTTCAGGACGAATTGAACCGTCAAAAAAAATCAAAATAA
- the dapF gene encoding diaminopimelate epimerase has product MNTTFYKYQGTGNDFVIIDNRSNTFPKNDTNLVASLCNRKFGIGADGLLLLENDKLTDFRMVYYNADGKEGSMCGNGGRCIVAFANFLGIIAVKTTFIAVDGLHEASIKGATVSLKMRDVDEIKSKPNALFLDTGSPHHIQLVDNLSDYNVVKEGARLRYGIYGEAGSNINFVYEQGPNAFSIRTYERGVENETLSCGTGVTAVALAMHSLGKTKSNEVSVNTLGGELSVQFEYANEKYSEIYLIGEAKQVFKGDISW; this is encoded by the coding sequence ATGAATACTACATTTTATAAATATCAAGGAACGGGCAATGATTTCGTAATTATTGATAACCGTTCAAACACATTTCCCAAAAATGATACCAATTTGGTGGCATCGTTGTGTAATCGGAAATTTGGTATCGGTGCAGACGGATTATTGCTGTTGGAAAATGACAAATTGACAGATTTTCGAATGGTGTATTACAATGCCGACGGAAAAGAAGGGAGTATGTGTGGCAATGGTGGACGGTGTATAGTGGCTTTTGCCAATTTTTTAGGCATTATTGCCGTAAAAACTACTTTCATTGCCGTGGATGGCCTGCATGAAGCATCAATCAAGGGTGCAACGGTCAGCTTGAAAATGAGGGACGTGGATGAGATTAAAAGTAAGCCAAACGCCCTGTTCTTGGATACAGGTTCTCCCCATCATATTCAGCTGGTTGATAATCTGTCCGACTACAATGTGGTTAAAGAAGGTGCTAGATTGCGATATGGGATATACGGCGAAGCGGGAAGCAATATTAACTTTGTTTATGAACAAGGTCCCAATGCGTTTTCTATTCGAACCTATGAGCGCGGAGTCGAGAATGAAACACTTTCCTGTGGAACGGGGGTGACGGCGGTTGCACTTGCCATGCATAGTTTGGGAAAAACCAAATCAAACGAAGTAAGTGTTAACACACTCGGTGGGGAATTGAGTGTCCAATTCGAATATGCCAATGAAAAGTATTCCGAAATTTATCTTATTGGGGAGGCCAAACAGGTATTTAAAGGTGATATCTCATGGTGA
- a CDS encoding S1C family serine protease codes for MKRIGSLLLVSVFAGAITLGAYKLFFENDKYAVISTEPDSSIINTSFTPTSAKGAGINEVDFTLAAENTVNAVVHVKNVTTGRSSNSIFDFIYGSGGGATAPQVGTGSGVIISQDGYIVTNNHVIANANQLQVTLNNNRTYEAELIGSDPNSDIALIKIDADDKLPYLAFGDSDNTKIGEWVLAVGNPFNLTSTVTAGIVSAKARSLDTRSNQSFIQTDAAVNPGNSGGALVNTNGDLIGINTAISSRTGSYVGYSFAVPSNIAKKVIDDILEYGNVQKGILGISVAPVNTPYAIEKGLNEIEGVYVSGVEEGTGAAEAKLREGDIIKMIDDIKIRKYPDLTGYLSTKRPGDIVEVMINRGSEDVIVSVTLMERQTIVVPEMGMEVKNLSDEDKKKFKTKVGVKITGVPERYRGYGLDGKVIVQVDDVVIKDITDAKNAFGAITRYGKTVITMLNEDGEKERLIFQ; via the coding sequence ATGAAGAGAATTGGAAGCCTATTATTGGTTTCGGTATTTGCGGGAGCAATTACCTTGGGAGCTTATAAACTTTTTTTTGAAAATGATAAATATGCGGTAATATCCACAGAACCTGACAGCAGTATTATTAATACAAGTTTTACGCCGACATCGGCAAAAGGAGCTGGAATAAATGAAGTGGACTTTACATTAGCTGCAGAAAACACGGTTAATGCCGTGGTCCATGTTAAAAACGTTACTACTGGCAGAAGCTCTAATTCAATATTCGATTTCATCTATGGTTCCGGTGGCGGTGCTACCGCCCCTCAAGTAGGTACAGGTTCTGGCGTCATTATTTCGCAGGACGGGTATATTGTTACCAACAATCATGTGATCGCCAATGCGAATCAGCTACAAGTAACCCTGAATAATAACAGAACCTATGAAGCGGAGTTGATTGGCAGTGATCCAAATTCTGATATTGCATTGATAAAAATAGATGCGGACGATAAATTACCTTACTTGGCCTTTGGAGATTCTGATAATACCAAAATAGGCGAATGGGTTCTAGCGGTCGGAAATCCCTTTAACCTTACCTCTACGGTTACCGCTGGTATCGTAAGTGCCAAGGCAAGAAGTTTGGACACCAGATCTAACCAATCCTTTATACAAACCGATGCGGCTGTAAATCCAGGAAATTCTGGTGGAGCATTGGTCAATACAAATGGCGATCTTATTGGCATAAATACGGCCATATCCTCCCGGACCGGTTCTTATGTGGGTTATTCCTTTGCAGTACCCAGCAACATCGCCAAAAAGGTCATAGATGACATTTTGGAGTATGGAAACGTACAGAAGGGAATATTGGGTATCAGCGTTGCTCCCGTAAATACTCCATATGCGATAGAGAAAGGTTTGAACGAAATCGAGGGGGTATATGTTTCTGGTGTGGAAGAAGGCACCGGAGCTGCGGAAGCAAAATTACGGGAAGGCGATATTATCAAAATGATCGACGATATTAAAATAAGAAAATATCCAGATTTAACGGGTTATTTGTCCACGAAAAGACCTGGCGATATTGTTGAAGTGATGATTAATAGGGGCAGTGAGGATGTAATTGTTTCCGTTACACTAATGGAAAGACAGACCATCGTTGTTCCTGAAATGGGCATGGAAGTGAAAAATCTTTCCGATGAAGACAAGAAAAAGTTCAAAACTAAAGTCGGGGTAAAAATTACCGGTGTTCCTGAACGTTATAGAGGCTATGGGCTTGATGGAAAGGTGATCGTTCAAGTGGATGACGTGGTAATTAAGGATATTACGGACGCCAAAAATGCCTTTGGAGCGATCACAAGGTATGGTAAAACCGTAATCACTATGCTTAATGAGGATGGAGAAAAGGAGCGACTTATTTTCCAATAA
- a CDS encoding SAM-dependent methyltransferase gives MASKTSKGKLYLIPSTLGDSPPLEVLPISIKRAIESIDYYVVENEKTARHFIKKISPRKSQPSLQLFALNKFTDASEIPSFLDPCFNGFDVGILSEAGCPGVADPGAAVVKIAHEKQIQVVPLVGPSSILLALMASGLNGQNFAFNGYLPIDSSERKKEIKRLEKRSREERQSQIFIETPYRNNKLLEELQRTLAGNTLVCVASDITLTSEFIHTETAASWKNVVVDLHKRPTIFIIQA, from the coding sequence ATGGCGAGTAAAACATCAAAAGGAAAACTTTATTTAATACCCTCTACTTTGGGAGATAGTCCACCTTTGGAAGTATTGCCCATATCCATAAAGCGCGCCATAGAAAGTATTGATTACTATGTTGTAGAAAACGAAAAAACAGCACGACATTTTATAAAAAAAATAAGTCCAAGAAAATCACAACCATCCTTACAGCTTTTTGCACTTAACAAATTTACCGATGCATCTGAAATACCAAGTTTTCTGGACCCCTGTTTTAACGGATTTGATGTTGGAATCTTATCGGAAGCAGGTTGTCCCGGTGTTGCCGACCCTGGAGCGGCAGTGGTAAAAATTGCCCATGAAAAACAAATACAGGTGGTACCTCTGGTTGGGCCGTCTTCTATCCTACTGGCCTTGATGGCCAGCGGTTTGAACGGGCAGAATTTTGCCTTTAACGGTTATTTACCTATTGATAGTTCTGAAAGGAAAAAAGAAATTAAGCGATTAGAGAAAAGATCACGAGAGGAGCGGCAATCCCAAATTTTTATAGAAACACCGTATCGCAATAATAAATTATTAGAGGAACTGCAGCGAACATTGGCAGGAAATACATTAGTCTGCGTAGCTTCAGACATTACTTTAACTTCCGAATTCATTCATACGGAGACCGCGGCATCATGGAAAAATGTTGTAGTAGATTTACATAAGAGACCCACAATCTTTATCATCCAGGCATAA
- a CDS encoding low molecular weight protein-tyrosine-phosphatase — MKTKVLMVCLGNICRSPLAEGVLKSKIDLSHVFVDSAGTAGYHVGKAPDKRSIAVAKKHGLDISNQVCRKLKAQDLEDFDMIFSMDKSNYENIIGVSRSKEQAKKVRLLLSNGDAIINEVPDPYYGGEDGFEHVYQLINDACNRIAKEL; from the coding sequence ATGAAGACGAAAGTGCTAATGGTATGCCTTGGAAACATCTGTAGGTCACCGTTAGCCGAAGGCGTGCTTAAAAGCAAAATTGATTTGAGTCATGTATTTGTAGATTCTGCCGGTACTGCTGGGTATCATGTGGGAAAGGCACCGGACAAGAGGTCTATTGCAGTAGCTAAAAAACATGGTCTGGACATAAGCAATCAAGTTTGTAGAAAGCTTAAGGCTCAAGACCTAGAGGATTTTGACATGATTTTCTCTATGGACAAGAGCAACTATGAGAATATCATAGGAGTGAGTCGCTCTAAGGAACAAGCAAAAAAAGTCCGTTTATTGCTAAGCAATGGGGATGCCATTATAAATGAAGTGCCAGACCCCTATTATGGGGGTGAAGATGGTTTTGAACATGTATATCAGCTCATAAACGATGCTTGTAATCGTATTGCAAAGGAACTTTAG
- the rplS gene encoding 50S ribosomal protein L19, producing the protein MESLIKYVQDEFVAKKEFPKFSAGDTITVYYEIKEGEKTRTQFFKGVVIQRRGTGSTETFTIRKMSGTVGVERIFPVNLPAFQKIEVNKKGKVRRSRIYYFRGLTGKKARIKEVRS; encoded by the coding sequence ATGGAATCATTAATTAAGTATGTACAGGACGAATTCGTAGCCAAAAAAGAATTTCCTAAATTTTCAGCTGGGGATACGATTACCGTTTATTATGAAATTAAGGAAGGTGAAAAAACACGTACACAGTTTTTTAAAGGAGTTGTAATCCAGCGAAGAGGCACTGGATCCACTGAAACTTTCACTATCCGAAAAATGTCTGGAACAGTTGGCGTAGAAAGAATCTTTCCCGTTAATTTACCCGCGTTTCAAAAAATAGAAGTCAATAAAAAAGGTAAAGTACGTAGATCACGTATCTATTACTTTAGAGGTTTAACTGGTAAGAAGGCAAGAATAAAAGAAGTAAGGTCTTAA